A stretch of the Fusobacterium varium genome encodes the following:
- a CDS encoding putative transcriptional regulator has translation MDKIHKFYKENYKTLTKVEKKIAEFFVKNPKKVMLLSALDLGKEIGVSDASVLRFSKIMGFNKFNDFKNYIALELSETSPDDRIVKNWDNFNSKNDIANKIVNADLENIKEFLLNVDFDQVNEAVEMIDEAKKIYFLGIGSSRAISQFMFWHIKRLGFNAECVNEGGLGLYEAFSHIKKGDVVIIFAFPRFLNDEIKAVKLAKEKKAKIITVTSNVFSEISFLSDIVFKISVENNGFFNSYIVPMELCNIILTALFEKNKTSIYAELKENSLVKDFLFTSEN, from the coding sequence ATGGATAAAATACATAAATTCTATAAGGAAAATTATAAAACGCTTACTAAAGTAGAAAAGAAAATTGCTGAATTTTTTGTAAAAAATCCTAAAAAAGTAATGCTTCTATCAGCATTAGATTTGGGAAAAGAAATAGGAGTAAGTGATGCTTCTGTTTTAAGATTTTCCAAAATTATGGGGTTTAATAAATTTAATGATTTTAAAAATTATATAGCTTTAGAACTTAGTGAAACAAGTCCAGATGATAGAATAGTAAAAAATTGGGATAATTTTAATTCTAAAAATGATATAGCAAATAAAATAGTTAATGCTGATCTTGAAAATATAAAAGAATTTTTATTAAATGTAGATTTTGATCAAGTAAATGAAGCTGTAGAAATGATAGATGAGGCTAAGAAAATATATTTTTTAGGAATAGGTTCAAGTCGAGCTATATCACAGTTTATGTTTTGGCATATAAAAAGACTTGGATTTAATGCAGAATGTGTAAATGAAGGCGGACTTGGACTATATGAAGCTTTTTCTCATATAAAAAAAGGAGATGTTGTTATAATATTTGCTTTTCCCAGATTTTTAAATGATGAGATAAAAGCTGTAAAGCTGGCAAAAGAAAAGAAAGCAAAAATAATAACTGTTACAAGTAATGTATTTTCTGAAATAAGTTTTTTGAGTGATATTGTTTTTAAAATATCTGTTGAAAATAATGGTTTTTTTAATTCTTATATAGTTCCTATGGAACTTTGTAATATAATTTTAACAGCACTTTTTGAAAAAAATAAAACTAGTATTTATGCAGAGCTAAAAGAGAACAGCCTTGTAAAAGACTTTTTATTCACATCAGAGAATTAG
- the alr gene encoding alanine racemase, whose product MVINSIKMVINQKNLLHNIDYLKKLRGKNILPVVKANAYGHGVELIVKALYTGGQKEVAVARYVEAENILKMNLGNDFRVLVFESIGDIELIKNNPNLDIAVNDLNELKDFVKAGVSSDRMQLKIDLGFGRNGISLSEISELEKFTDENNLKFKGIFSHLFAVNYEDGLELINLFTDVVNSIGKDKFEMIHLQNSAAIMNYNCEIATHMRVGMLTYGLQEVGYFDPNLKQVFSLEGQIAGVRDIEDHKYVAYELKDDLDIEGCKYLAKIKIGYGDGFLKRNEKSKCIINNKEFKIVQVTMDNTFIEVDGSVKEGDKVLLYNDITKAVNFTGMNIYELLTILSPRIPRVYKY is encoded by the coding sequence ATGGTTATCAATTCAATTAAAATGGTTATCAATCAAAAAAATCTATTACATAACATAGATTACTTAAAAAAATTAAGAGGAAAAAATATCCTTCCTGTTGTTAAAGCCAACGCTTATGGACACGGGGTAGAGTTGATAGTAAAGGCTCTTTATACTGGTGGACAGAAAGAAGTTGCCGTAGCACGTTATGTTGAAGCAGAAAACATCTTGAAAATGAACTTAGGAAATGATTTTAGAGTTCTCGTCTTTGAAAGTATTGGAGATATTGAATTGATAAAAAATAATCCTAATCTGGACATAGCTGTCAATGATCTTAATGAACTAAAAGATTTTGTAAAAGCTGGAGTCTCATCTGACAGAATGCAGCTTAAAATAGATCTTGGGTTTGGAAGAAATGGTATATCTCTTTCTGAAATATCTGAATTAGAAAAATTCACTGATGAAAATAATTTAAAATTTAAAGGAATATTTTCACATCTTTTTGCTGTAAATTACGAAGATGGACTAGAATTAATAAACTTATTCACAGATGTAGTAAATTCTATAGGAAAAGACAAATTTGAAATGATACATCTGCAAAATAGTGCTGCTATAATGAATTACAATTGTGAAATAGCTACTCATATGAGAGTAGGAATGCTTACATATGGGTTGCAGGAAGTTGGTTATTTTGATCCAAATTTAAAACAAGTCTTTTCTTTAGAAGGACAGATAGCTGGTGTAAGAGATATTGAAGATCATAAATATGTTGCATATGAATTAAAAGATGATTTAGATATTGAAGGATGTAAATATTTGGCAAAAATAAAAATAGGATATGGTGACGGTTTTCTTAAAAGAAATGAAAAAAGTAAATGTATTATTAATAACAAAGAATTTAAAATAGTTCAGGTAACTATGGATAATACTTTTATAGAAGTTGATGGAAGTGTAAAAGAGGGAGATAAAGTTCTTTTATACAATGATATTACTAAAGCTGTTAATTTCACTGGCATGAATATATATGAACTTTTAACAATATTGAGTCCCAGAATTCCTAGGGTATATAAATATTAA